DNA sequence from the Prochlorococcus marinus XMU1411 genome:
CCGCACTAAATCAGATAATAAATTATCTAATGGTTGGTCGCATATAGTATCTTCATCATAAAGTTTTGGGCCCTCTGGAAGAAAATTAAGCACCATATCGACTAGTTCAGAACATCCTTCTCCTTTGTAAGCACTTACAATTTGAAAATTTCTATTAATTCCAAAAAATCTTCTATATTGATCTAATCGTAAATTTCTAAATTCCTTATTAACTAAATCCCACTTATTTAACGCCACAATAAACTCAGTTTTATTTGCGACTAAAAAATTCAATATATATTCATCACCCCTACCAGGTGCCTCACTTAAATCAATTACAAAAATAACCATATCAACTCCATTAATTGCAGATTTTGCATTTTTTACTAATATCTCTCCAAGGCGATGATGAGGTTTATGAACGCCTGGTGTATCAACAAAAATTATTTGCCCATTGTTTGTAGTTAGTATTCCTTTTAATTTATTTCTGGTAGTTTGAGCTATTGGAGAAGTAATTGTTATTTTTTCTCCAATCAACTTATTTATTAAAGTAGATTTACCCACATTTGGCCTTCCTAGTAAAGTTACAAACCCAGATCTATAATTGGTCAAAGACTTTTAATGTATCAATAATAAAATTCTGATCAAAAATGGAAAAAAAAACCATAAATTTAAAAGAAGCTTCGTTCACGCAAGCAATAAACATATCCGCACAATGGTGTAAAGAGTGGGGAGAAGAATTACTTAGCGAAGAGGTTTTAGCAGATAGAATTGCAGAACTAATTAAAACAAAAAATGGACTCAGAGGATTTTTTGCATACGCCTTATCAGATAAAGAATGCTTATTGTTGGATAAACTTCCTTTTTCACTGATTTATAAAATGAACGAAGGTGGTGATGCTGTAACAGACATAGTAGTAAAAAATTTAATAATGAGTTCCGCTCAAATTATTATTCATCGAAGAGATAATAATCATGAATATGAGATAACATCGCAAAACATTTCAGATAGATGCAAGGCTATCTTAAGACTGCTAGAAACTAAGTCAGTTACAAAGTCTGTCAATCAAGTCCTTAGAGAATTAGATAATATGGGCAATAGTTTTGATAATTCAGTAAAATATGATTCAAAGCAAAAGGAATTTATAAAAAAACAAATTCTTGATATCGCCCAATAAAAAAGCGTAGAAATCAATCCACGCTTTGGGTTATTTATTTACGTAGTATGTTTAGTCTCTTCTTCCACCGCCTTGAAGTGCAATCATCAATCTCAATATAAAAACAAAAAGGTTTATATACGTTAAATACATACCTAAAGCCCCTGCAAGGTATTGATCATCATTATATCTTCTTGGCATTGTATAGAAATCGACGAAAGACATTGCAACAAACAATACTGTTCCAAATCCTGCGATTATCAATTCGAGTCCTGAACCTCCAAAAACTCCTGGAGCAAAGAATCCTCCAATTAATTGGACGAACATTGCTATAAGCAGTCCTATTAACCCAAGGCCAACTACCCCACTTAGTGCTTGACCAACGCTATCACTCATTCTTTGGCCAGTGTAAGAGGCAATAACGAAAGTTATACCTGTAGCTAAAGCAGCTGTTCCGACCGAACCAATACCAATTGTTCCTATTGCTAGAGCAACTATTCCACTTAAGGTGAATCCAGTTAACAAACTAAAGGCTGTTAATAAAGGCAAAGCCTTAGCATTATTTGCATTATTTGCAGCACTTGTAGCTATGAAAAATAAAATCAATTCTGCGATTAAAGCAACTATTGATAGAGGCTGGAAAAGCCCTGGATTTGTAGCTATGAGTGAAATACCTGCTAAAACGCCTAAAGAGGTTAGCACCATACCTCCTCCAACATAGGGCAGAGCTTTTTGGACAACATTAGGTCCAACTATTGAACTAGTTTGTGCTTCACGAATAGCTTGATTGAAATTACTACTTGCAGGCATTTTTTTTATTAATTATTTATTTATTCTACTTGATTTTTAAAATTTCAGGGTACGGATCTCCAGAGTTATAAAGTTATTGATAAGCCTCAATAATTTTCTGAACTAAAGGATGACGAACTACATCTTCAATAGTTAAATAACAAAATTTTATACCTTCAGTTTCAGAAAAGATTCTTGATGCTTCAATAAGGCCGCTTTTCTGATCTTTTTCTAAATCAATTTGCGTAATATCGCCGTTTACAACCATTTTAGATCTATCACCCAATCTGGTTAAAAACATTCGCATTTGAGAGCAAGTTGTGTTTTGTGCTTCATCCAAGATAATCAAAGAATTATCTAAGGTTCTTCCTCTCATAAATGCCAAAGGAGCAACTTCAATAATTCCTTTATCGATTAACGAATTTGTCCTATCAAAACCGAAAATACTATGTAAAGAATCAAATAGGGGTCTTAAATATGGATCTACTTTTTGTTGCAAATCACCAGGCAGAAATCCTAAATTTTCTCCAGCTTCTACAGCTGGTCTTGTTAAAACAATTTTTTCAATTTTTTTCTCGTTCAATAGTCTTGCTGCACAAACAGTTGCTAAAAATGTCTTGCCAGTTCCAGCTGGACCAATTGCGAAGGTGAGATCGAAGTTTTCAATTGATTCAACATATTCTTTTTGCCGTATAGTTCTTGGTCTTAAATATCTTCCTTCTTTGGAACGCGCAAGAACCTTTTTTCCAAGTTCAGCATGTGAAGACGACTCTCCCATATTTAGAGAACTTAAAGCCGCTTTAAGATCCACCTCTGGGACTTCTATCCCTTGTTCCCAAATTGGTCTTGTCAGCTCTACTAATGCTGACGCTCTCTCAATTTTAGATATGACACCGTTCATCTCAAGTTGTAAACCTCTTATAGTTAAAGAAACTCCTGTAAGAGACTCAAACTTTTTTAAAAAAGAATTACCAGGTCCAGATAATGCTGTAGCAGCATCAGAGCTTGGCAAATCTATTGTGAAGTGACCAGTTTTGGAAACTTCCTTCATCTAGTTATTGAATAAGATTTAAAAATGATCAAACCACTAGCTTTCAGCTTCATCACTATCGCTTGCAGCTTCACTACTATCATTTCCTTCATCTTTAGTTTTGACTTTAGCTAATTTTTCCTTTTCAATCTTAGCCTTACCAATAGCGATTGAAGGTCTTTCTTTTTTTTCTAGTAAACCGCCTTTTTCTAATAAAGATCTTACAACATCAGTTGGCTGAGCACCCTGAGTAAGTCTTGTTCTTAAAGCTTCTGTGTCAAGCCTAGTTTCTTTAGTTCTTGGGTTATAAAAACCTAGTTCTTGTAGAGGTCTACCATCTCTTCTGGAAGTACTATTGCATGCAACAATTCTGAAACTTGCCTCTTTTTTCTTTCCAAAGCGCTTAAGGCGCAGTTTAATCATCTTAAATTAATTCGCTTTAATTAATAATATCACTCAAAGGGAAAAATTAAGAAACTATAAATCAGCAAACCCTTTTTTCTTCTTATTATTTTTTTGTTTTTTCATCGGTTTATTACCACTCATTCCAGGCATTCCTCCCATTCCTGGCATTCCTCCCATTCCTGGCATTCCTCCCATTCCTGGCATTCCTCCCATTCCTGGCATTCCTCCGTTCGACATTTGTTTCATAAAGCCTCTCATTCTTTGAAAATCAGCTAAGACTTTATCTACATCTTTTGCTTTATAACCGCTACCTTGAGCGATTCTTTGTCTCCTTGAAGGCTGAGCAGCAAGAACCTCAGGTTTTTGTTTTTCCTCAAGAGTCATTGAAGAGATCATAGATTCTATTTTCTTAAGTTGATCTTCTCCATCTTTTATCATCCCATCATCGATTTTATTCATTCCAGGAATCAATTTAATCAATCCACCAAGAGATCCCATCCTTTTAATTAATCTCATTTGCTTAACAAAATCATTAAAATCAAAAGTCGCTTCTTGAAGTTTCTTTTGCATCGCTTCTGCATCAGCAAGTTCAACTTCTTTTTGAGCTTTTTCAACAAGTGTCAATACATCACCCATGCCTAAAATTCTGCTAGCCATTCTCTCTGGATGAAATGGTTGCAGTGCCTCTATTTTTTCACCTACACCTATAAATTTGATTGGTTTACCACTTATTTTTCTTATTGATAAAGCAGCACCTCCTCTTGAGTCTCCATCCAACTTAGTTAATATCGCCCCTGAAATTCCTACTTTTTCATGAAATGACTTTGTTAAGTCCGCAGCTTCTTGCCCAATCATTGAATCAACAACAAGCAAAACTTCATCAGGATTAGAAACTTCTTTTATTCGAACCATTTCACTCATCATGGAATCATCAATTTGTAGTCTTCCTGCGGTATCAATAATTATCGAATTAAAATCATTTTCACTTGCAAAATTCAATGCTTCCTTTGCTATCTCTTCTGGTTTGCTATTTTTTTGTTTAGCTGAAAAAACTTCCAAGTCATATTGACTTCCCAATGTTTTAAGCTGCTCTACAGCTGCTGGTCGATAAATATCTGCAGCAACCAAAAGAACTTTTTTTTCTTTTTCCTTCAAATAAAGTCCTAATTTTCCTGTTGCAGTTGTTTTACCAGCTCCCTGAAGTCCAGCCATCAAAATAACTGTAGGACTATTTTCATTTTCGTTTAATGGAGAATTTTCATTCCCCATAATGTTAATCAATTCTTTATTTACAACTTCTATAAATTTTTGACCTGGGTTAACACCCCTAACTACTTCTTCTCCAATAGCTTTATCTTTAACATCTGATATAAACTCTTTTACTACAGACAAACTAACATCTGCATCAAGGAGTGCTCTTTTTACCTCCTTCAAGGCATCGTTAATGTTATTTTCACTAATTTTTGCTTCGCCTCTTAAACCCTTTATTGCATCTTCAAAGCGTGACGAGAGTTCATCAAACATTATTAAAAAATTAATTTTACTTAATTATAGATGATCTTGAAGTTTGTAATTACAAGCCGCTCACGAAATCAACCAATTTCCATGATTTATTTGAAAAGCCGAAAATATATTTAACTTTAAGAGGATTCAATGATGTTTCATTGACAAATTCTCCAGAATTTTTGACTATTTTCTCTAGATAATTTAATTCAACTAAAACAACTATCCTAGATGAAGTTTGCGATTCCAAATCAATCTTAAGTATTTGGGAATTAATTTCTTTATATATACCCTTCTTGATATCGTTCTGCCGTTCTTCTATTGTTCGATCAATCAAACCTTTCCTAACAATCTTAGAAAGATTAATTTCACTCTTTCCAGCCAAGTAATTACTTTTACTTATAAGCCATCCATTAATTAAATTCCTAATATCTTTCAAAGAAGGTGAAGGGGTATAAAGTTCTTTCAATTCATAGGCAATTGAAGTAGATTTCTCAGGAATAGAATTCAATTTGCTTGAAGGATTTTTTTTTATTTTTTGAATGATATCTTTATCATTAATCTTTTGATTTTTATCTATGACAATTAAAGGTTTTTCAGCAATAGCTTCCTCTTGAATTGATTTTTTGAAATTATTTCTTAAAAATCCAATACCAATACCAAATGCAAATAAAATCAAAAACGCATAAATATAAGTTAAATAAGGTGACCGATTAAAAATCTCTTTATCTTTCAAAAATTCGCCAAAACCAAACTTTAATTCGGCAATTTTTTCAATTAAAAGGTTATAAAACTCTATTGGTTTTTTCTTAAAGTATTCCTCATTGAATTCGTTTTCTTTGATCTCAACCTTTTCATAATCTTGTTTTATACCACCAGGCCAAGGTAATCTCCTTTCATCGTTATTGCCCAATAAATTATTAAAATCTTCAGTTATTTTTGTGGAGGATTCACTCTCAATCTGTTGGTTCTGAAGATTTGACCTAATTGCAATTTTATTTGATTTCTTTTCTAATTTCTCAATAAATTCTTGAATTTCCCTATCTTCAAACCAAGAATCTAAATCTACCTCTTTTGAGTCAATATCTCTATAACCAACTAAAACATCATTTTCTAACCAATTCTTGCAAAAAATACACATAGCTTCTAACTTATTGCCTGGATTATTATTCAGCCAATCTTGTAAATTTTCATCAGAACTACTAGAAAACCTTGTGGAGGCTTGATCAATATCTGCTAACAGCAAGTCTAAACAGCCAAGAAGAGGCATTGAATCAAGACCAGATAAATTTAGTTTCTTTAAAATTTTCCTCGCTTCAAATAATTTCTCCGGCTTTCTTCTTGAAAACCCAATTGCCGTTAATGATAGAAAAGCTAGAAATCCTGCTTCTAATGATCCTCTTTTTTGTAATTCAAGAAACAACTCTATCTGTTCTTGCAATGTTAAGTACGGCTTTATTTGTTTAAAAAAAGCTTCAAATTCTTGCTGATTTAGATAATCTCCATATTCAGATTTATTATTACCTTCCAAGCCACCTCTTTTGATTATTAAATTTTCCAACATACTTAAACCTTTCTTATGAGATTCCTGATCACTTAAATCCCTACTAAGTAAATCAAGAATTCTGTAAGGAAGAAGAGAGAGCAAATCTTCTTCAAGTTCTTTCCTTCTTTCACTAAGTTTTCCCATCCTTTGAAGAAGTTGTATACCCTCATGTAAAAAATCTGCAGCGTTTGAATAGCATCTAACCTGTTGTTCTTGAATTGCAGAATCTCTTGATGTTAGAGCCGCTAATAAAGTTAGATCGGCTTCTCTACTACTTCCTAATGCTGGAGTTTGTGGAGGCTGCAAAGCTTTTCTAGCAAATTTAAATGCTTCTTTTGGAGAACCTGATTCCCAAAGAAGTATTAATCCTGCCACTTCTCTATTAGTAGAAAACTCCAATCCAGAAGCTCCATTGAGTAACAAATTGTCGTACTCTCTTCTGCTTTCTGGATCTGTAAGCAAATCAGCAGTTAGGCGAAGCAACTCAGATCTTTGGGTTAAAACTTCATAAGTAAAACCTTCATCAGGGGTTTTATCCAAACGTAATTGAAATGCCCTTAATATTTCCTCAGATGTAGCAGAGGGGCTTACGCCAATTAAACGAAAATGGTCTAAAGGAAGTTCCAAACAAATATCCTATTGAAAATTCTTAGACAAATTTTATCAAGATAAAAATTTTTTTCATAAGGTCTTACAGAGTTATTAAAAAAAAACATGAAAATCGCCCTTCGCAGCTTAGAATGTTAACAAATCAAAACTTCATTAAGGTAATTTCTTGGAAACACACGTAGAGAGAATCTCAAATCTTCAAGACATACAAAAAGCCAAATTAGATCGAGAAACCGGATTGTATCTTTTTGAAGACATGACACTTGGTCGAAGATTTGAAGATAAGTGTGCAGAAATGTACTACAGGGGGAAAATGTTTGGTTTCGTTCATTTATATAACGGTCAAGAGGCTATTAGCACTGGAGTAATTGGTGCGATGAAAAGGAAACATGATTGGTTTTGTAGTACCTACCGTGATCATGTCCATGCACTAAGTGCAGGTGTTCCCTCTTTTGAAGTAATGAGCGAGCTTTTTGGTAAAGCTACAGGTTGTAGTAAAGGCCGAGGAGGATCCATGCATTTATTTTCAAAAGAGCATCACTTATTGGGAGGATATGCATTTATTGGAGAGGGAATTCCAGTTGCTCTTGGAGCAGCCTTCTCAAGTAAATATAAAAAGGAAGTTGTTGGTAATAAAGATAGTGATGCAGTAACTGCAGCATTCTTTGGAGATGGGACTTGCAATAATGGACAATTTTTTGAATGTTTAAATATGGCCCAACTATGGAAATTACCCATAATTTTTGTTGTTGAGAATAATAAATGGGCTATTGGGATGGCTCACGACAGAGCAACCAGCAATCCTGAAATCTGGAGAAAAGCTTCTGCTTTTGGGATGCATGGTGAGGAAGTTGATGGGATGGATGTATTAGCAGTGAGAGGAGCAGCACAAAGAGCGATAAAACGTGCTAGAGCAGGAGAAGGCCCCACTCTTTTAGAGTGCTTAACTTACAGATATAGAGGGCATTCCCTCGCAGATCCTGATGAACTAAGATCTGAAAAAGAGAAAGAGTTTTGGGGGAAAAGAGATCCAATCAAAAAATTAGCTAAAGAAATTATTGATGGTAAATTTGCAACGGAAGAAGAACTAAAAAGTATTGAAAAGAAAATAGATACAGAAATATCAGATTCTGTTAAAAATGCTTTAGAAGCACCTGAGCCGCCTTCACAAGAGTTAACAAAATATATCTGGGCCGAAGATTAGATTAAATACCACTGGGTAGTTTTCTGGTTAAATTTCTTAATTTTCTTAATGCCTTGAGTTCAACCTGCCTAACTCTTTCCCGAGAAACTTCTAATAATCTTCCAATTTCAGCAAGTGTATGTCTTTCATTGCCATCTAGTCCAAACCTTAATTTAAGAACATGTTGCTCCTGCTCGCTTAAATGACTTAACCACTTCCCAAGTTGCTCTTGATGCATTTTCTGTTCAACTTGATCTAAGGGTTCTTCATTATTACTATCTGCAATTAAATCACCTAAAAAGCTCCTGCCGTCATCACCATTAACTGGAGCATCTAAGCTACTTGTGGACAAAGCTTGTCTTAAAACAGAATCTAATTCTTCCACGTCAATATCCATTGCTTCTGCAATTTCAATTCTGCTTGGCATAGCACCAAGTTTATGTGCTAGTTCCCTACTAACTTTTCTTATAGAAGCCAGTCTCTCGCTTAAATGAACTGGTAAACGAATCGTGCGTGATTGACAAGCAATTGCTCTTGTCATACTTTGTCGAATCCACCAAAAAGCATAAGTAGAAAATTTGTATCCTCTTGTCGGATCAAATTTTTCAACAGCCCTCTCTAAACCAAGAGAGCCTTCCTGAACTAAATCAAGAAGTTCGAGTCCTTTACCTTGGTATTTTTTAGCCACGCTTACAACTAGTCTTAAATTAGCTTTCATCATTCTCTCTTTAGCTCTTCTCCCGATTTTTATTGTTCTTTTTTCCTGCGTTGTAAATTCTTTATTTTTTTCATTTAATAAACCATCTTCTGTAAGTATCATCATTTTCTGGACTTGATTTCCCAATTCAATTTCTTCAGCCGGAGTTAATAAAGGAACTCTACCGATATTTTGCAAATACCAACTAATTGGATCATTACTCCTTCTTTTTTGTGGTTCTGCTTGAGTTTGTATTGATGAAACCATTTTTTTGACCCAGTAAAGGTATTAAAACTCTCCTACATTTTTTTGAAAAAGGCCAAATATTTAATGCGCGCTTCAGATTTCATGTAATATTTGTGAATTTATGTGTTTAAAACTATAAATAACTCTCTTAAATTGTTTCTTTCAAGATATTTGTCTCGTTTTTTTATCTCACATTAATTTTGATAATTTATCTTCAACAGGAGATACATTTGACCCTTCAAATTTTATAGACTAAAAAAATAATCAGTGTGTATTAAGCAAAAATATCAGTAATTTATATTGCCATGAAAAGTTTAAATTAATAGTTAACCTTCCAGCATAAATTCAAATAAATAGATTGCGATTCGACTCAAGCCGTCAGAGAATCTGTTCAAAAGAGTGACTATGCTTCTTAAGATTATTAAATTATTATCTTAGCTCCTTTCAACAAAATAATATTAAATTACCTAGCAGCTTTTACAGGCAATTTATAGTGTTATTAAGATCAATACCAGCTTTAAACCTTAGTAATTCGCTACAGTATAATTTAAAATAAATTGCTGTTTTAAAATTATATGTTTAATAAGATGGATTTGTCTCTTACTTTTAAATCCTGATAATTATGAATGATTTAAAATACCAAATTTGTAAGAAGACTGTAATGGATACTTCAGATCCAGCAACTAAATTTGACTCTAACGGGATATCAAATCATTATTGGGATTTCCATAACATAGTTAAAGCTCATTGGTACAGGGGTAAAAAAGGTGAGAAACAATTAGAGAAGAAAATTGAAGAAATAAAAGAACGAGGCAAAGGCAAAGAATTTGATTCAATTTTAGGCCTGAGCGGTGGTCTTGATAGTTCCTATATGCTCCATACAGTAGTAAGCAAGTATAAATTAAGACCTTTAGTATTTCATGTCGATGGAGGTTGGAATACAGAAATAGCTGTTAACAACATAAAATCTTTAGTAGAAAATCTCAAGTTAGATCTTTTTACTGAAGTGATTGACTGGAATGAAATGAAGAACTTCCAGCTTGCGATGTTCAAATCAGGTGTACCTCATTTAGATGTACCTCAAGATA
Encoded proteins:
- the era gene encoding GTPase Era, which encodes MTNYRSGFVTLLGRPNVGKSTLINKLIGEKITITSPIAQTTRNKLKGILTTNNGQIIFVDTPGVHKPHHRLGEILVKNAKSAINGVDMVIFVIDLSEAPGRGDEYILNFLVANKTEFIVALNKWDLVNKEFRNLRLDQYRRFFGINRNFQIVSAYKGEGCSELVDMVLNFLPEGPKLYDEDTICDQPLDNLLSDLVREQVLINTREEVPHSVAVKIEKIEEMKRKNGKCFTAILATIIVERSTQKGILIGKKGSMLKIIGQSARSNISKLIDGQIHLELFVKVVPNWRKKESRLIEFGYEEEF
- a CDS encoding Bax inhibitor-1/YccA family protein translates to MPASSNFNQAIREAQTSSIVGPNVVQKALPYVGGGMVLTSLGVLAGISLIATNPGLFQPLSIVALIAELILFFIATSAANNANNAKALPLLTAFSLLTGFTLSGIVALAIGTIGIGSVGTAALATGITFVIASYTGQRMSDSVGQALSGVVGLGLIGLLIAMFVQLIGGFFAPGVFGGSGLELIIAGFGTVLFVAMSFVDFYTMPRRYNDDQYLAGALGMYLTYINLFVFILRLMIALQGGGRRD
- a CDS encoding PhoH family protein; this translates as MKEVSKTGHFTIDLPSSDAATALSGPGNSFLKKFESLTGVSLTIRGLQLEMNGVISKIERASALVELTRPIWEQGIEVPEVDLKAALSSLNMGESSSHAELGKKVLARSKEGRYLRPRTIRQKEYVESIENFDLTFAIGPAGTGKTFLATVCAARLLNEKKIEKIVLTRPAVEAGENLGFLPGDLQQKVDPYLRPLFDSLHSIFGFDRTNSLIDKGIIEVAPLAFMRGRTLDNSLIILDEAQNTTCSQMRMFLTRLGDRSKMVVNGDITQIDLEKDQKSGLIEASRIFSETEGIKFCYLTIEDVVRHPLVQKIIEAYQ
- the rpsP gene encoding 30S ribosomal protein S16, translating into MIKLRLKRFGKKKEASFRIVACNSTSRRDGRPLQELGFYNPRTKETRLDTEALRTRLTQGAQPTDVVRSLLEKGGLLEKKERPSIAIGKAKIEKEKLAKVKTKDEGNDSSEAASDSDEAES
- the ffh gene encoding signal recognition particle protein translates to MFDELSSRFEDAIKGLRGEAKISENNINDALKEVKRALLDADVSLSVVKEFISDVKDKAIGEEVVRGVNPGQKFIEVVNKELINIMGNENSPLNENENSPTVILMAGLQGAGKTTATGKLGLYLKEKEKKVLLVAADIYRPAAVEQLKTLGSQYDLEVFSAKQKNSKPEEIAKEALNFASENDFNSIIIDTAGRLQIDDSMMSEMVRIKEVSNPDEVLLVVDSMIGQEAADLTKSFHEKVGISGAILTKLDGDSRGGAALSIRKISGKPIKFIGVGEKIEALQPFHPERMASRILGMGDVLTLVEKAQKEVELADAEAMQKKLQEATFDFNDFVKQMRLIKRMGSLGGLIKLIPGMNKIDDGMIKDGEDQLKKIESMISSMTLEEKQKPEVLAAQPSRRQRIAQGSGYKAKDVDKVLADFQRMRGFMKQMSNGGMPGMGGMPGMGGMPGMGGMPGMGGMPGMSGNKPMKKQKNNKKKKGFADL
- a CDS encoding IMS domain-containing protein produces the protein MELPLDHFRLIGVSPSATSEEILRAFQLRLDKTPDEGFTYEVLTQRSELLRLTADLLTDPESRREYDNLLLNGASGLEFSTNREVAGLILLWESGSPKEAFKFARKALQPPQTPALGSSREADLTLLAALTSRDSAIQEQQVRCYSNAADFLHEGIQLLQRMGKLSERRKELEEDLLSLLPYRILDLLSRDLSDQESHKKGLSMLENLIIKRGGLEGNNKSEYGDYLNQQEFEAFFKQIKPYLTLQEQIELFLELQKRGSLEAGFLAFLSLTAIGFSRRKPEKLFEARKILKKLNLSGLDSMPLLGCLDLLLADIDQASTRFSSSSDENLQDWLNNNPGNKLEAMCIFCKNWLENDVLVGYRDIDSKEVDLDSWFEDREIQEFIEKLEKKSNKIAIRSNLQNQQIESESSTKITEDFNNLLGNNDERRLPWPGGIKQDYEKVEIKENEFNEEYFKKKPIEFYNLLIEKIAELKFGFGEFLKDKEIFNRSPYLTYIYAFLILFAFGIGIGFLRNNFKKSIQEEAIAEKPLIVIDKNQKINDKDIIQKIKKNPSSKLNSIPEKSTSIAYELKELYTPSPSLKDIRNLINGWLISKSNYLAGKSEINLSKIVRKGLIDRTIEERQNDIKKGIYKEINSQILKIDLESQTSSRIVVLVELNYLEKIVKNSGEFVNETSLNPLKVKYIFGFSNKSWKLVDFVSGL
- the pdhA gene encoding pyruvate dehydrogenase (acetyl-transferring) E1 component subunit alpha, which gives rise to METHVERISNLQDIQKAKLDRETGLYLFEDMTLGRRFEDKCAEMYYRGKMFGFVHLYNGQEAISTGVIGAMKRKHDWFCSTYRDHVHALSAGVPSFEVMSELFGKATGCSKGRGGSMHLFSKEHHLLGGYAFIGEGIPVALGAAFSSKYKKEVVGNKDSDAVTAAFFGDGTCNNGQFFECLNMAQLWKLPIIFVVENNKWAIGMAHDRATSNPEIWRKASAFGMHGEEVDGMDVLAVRGAAQRAIKRARAGEGPTLLECLTYRYRGHSLADPDELRSEKEKEFWGKRDPIKKLAKEIIDGKFATEEELKSIEKKIDTEISDSVKNALEAPEPPSQELTKYIWAED
- a CDS encoding RpoD/SigA family RNA polymerase sigma factor; amino-acid sequence: MVSSIQTQAEPQKRRSNDPISWYLQNIGRVPLLTPAEEIELGNQVQKMMILTEDGLLNEKNKEFTTQEKRTIKIGRRAKERMMKANLRLVVSVAKKYQGKGLELLDLVQEGSLGLERAVEKFDPTRGYKFSTYAFWWIRQSMTRAIACQSRTIRLPVHLSERLASIRKVSRELAHKLGAMPSRIEIAEAMDIDVEELDSVLRQALSTSSLDAPVNGDDGRSFLGDLIADSNNEEPLDQVEQKMHQEQLGKWLSHLSEQEQHVLKLRFGLDGNERHTLAEIGRLLEVSRERVRQVELKALRKLRNLTRKLPSGI